In Vigna angularis cultivar LongXiaoDou No.4 chromosome 8, ASM1680809v1, whole genome shotgun sequence, the DNA window TTTTTGTTGGCAAAGAAAAAACCACCATTTTTTTCCAGTAAGACTGACACGTGGCGTTGACAAAGACTTGAAACAGctcatattaatattatttgtgaTTCCTCTTTTATTGGTTTGGATTGTTGGTTGGCTTACAGCttattatgatttttgtctTAAGTTGTCTTTTACATAACTACTCCTTTCAACTTTTATTCAAGGCTTTGTAATTCATGCGATTTTATCTTACATCATTGTTGTCATGTTTTATAACATGAAAGTCCAATGTCTGATCTAATTCAATAATAATCATTTACTTATTTCATGTCTTGAAGTGTTAGATTGAATAGGTAATGGAGTCTTAAGGGTTGGATTTTCATTAGTCTCACTAAGTTACTTATCAATTGGCTTTGGATGTTCAGGAAATTCTACCAGACAACATTGTATTGTGTTGACCAGGAGGTGGAAGTTTGAATATCTGTCTAGAAATCTAAAAGTGTTGCTTGTTTAAGCACAAGAATGGCACTGGCTCCCCCTCCAACAGTTGCCCTTGGTTCAGTAGCCTTTGCAGTCTTCTGGGTTCTAGCAGTTTTCCCATGTGTGCCTTTTCTACCTATTGGGAGAACGGCAGGGTCCCTACTGGGTGCAATGCTTATGGTCATATTCCAAGTTCTGACTCCAGATCAAGCTTTTGCTGCAATTGATATTCCAATTCTTGGTCTTCTTTTTGGCACAATGGTTGTTACTGTTTTTCTTGAAAGAGCAGACCTGTTCAAGTACTTGGGGAAGCTGCTCTCGTGGAAAAGTAGAGGACCAAAAGACTTACTTTGTAGAATCTGTGTGATTTCTGCTATTTCAAGTGCTTTTTTCACCAATGACACCTCTTGTGTTGTGCTGACTGAATTTGTGTTGAAAATTGCAAGGCAGCATAACCTCCCACCTTACCCTTTCCTTCTTGCACTTGCTTCAAGTGCTAATATTGGCTCCTCAGCAACCCCAATTGGGAACCCCCAGAATCTGGTTATAGCTATTCAAGGCAAAATATCATTTGGGAGTTTTCTAACTGGCATTCTTCCAGCTATGCTTGTAGGACTTGTGGTGAATGTTTTAATGCTTATAGTCATATATTGGAGGGTGTTAACTATTCACAAGGATGAAGAGGATCCAATTTCACAAGTGGCAGAAGAGGAGATTATGTCTCATCAGTTTTCTCCAGCCATAATGGCTCATTGTGCATCCTTTAATTCTGAAGAATGCAGTGACAGTTCAGAACCAACTAATAATCTTCAGAACTCTTCTCAAGTTCACACTATGACAAACCAAAAAGTGCATAGTTTAAGTGAAGTTCAGATGGGTGTTAGTAGCAAAAACTCAAAGGATtccacaacaacctcaaatGCATCCAAGAAGGGGACCAGTGACACCAATCCTTCAAAAGATGTTGCAGTAGTAGTGGATAGACCTATAGAAGCACGTATTATGCACTCTTCACAAGGAAAGGAGGACTATTTGAGCTTAAAATGGAAAAGGATACTATGGAAATCTTGTGTTTATGCAATCACATTGATGATGTTGATTGCAATGCTTCTTGGTGTAAATATGGCATGGGCTGCAATTGCAGCTGCAATAATTTTGGTTGTGCTTGATTTCAAAGATGCAGGGCCTAGCATAGACAAGGTAAAACTTATATCATACAACCTCTTGTACATAATCTCATGTATCTCTCTTCCTTTTGAAACTCTAGCTATTGTTATTTTTGTGTCAGTTGAACTTTGAACAATCTCTTACAGTGATTTTGCGTCTTGGAACAAACAGGTCTCTTATTCCCTTTTGATATTCTTCTGTGGAATGTTTATAACAGTAGATGGCTTCAAGAAAACTGGAATTCCAAGTGCTCTGTGGGACTTAATGGAGCCTTATTCCAGAATAGATCATGCTACTGGAATAGCTATACTTGCTGTAGTTATACTTGTCCTATCAAATTTGGCTTCAAATGTACCAACTGGTAAGCACATAATCATTTGCCAAAATAATTATTCTTCTTGTCTTTAGAATACCAAAATTGACCAAAACTAGATGTACTTTCTTCTCTGCTAAGAGCCATTTTCATCTGATGAACCAAAACATTCTACCTGTGTTTTACAGTTCTGTTGCTTGGAGCAAGAGTTGCAGCCTCAGCTGCTGCAATTTCCAAAGAAGATGAGAAGAAGGCATGGCTAATCCTAGCTTGGGTGAGCACTATAGCAGGAAACTTTTCACTGTTAGGATCTGCTGCAAACTTGATTGTGTGTGAACAAGCTCGTAGAGCTCCAAACAATGGATACACATTAACTTTTTGGACTCATCTCAAATTTGGTCTTCCTTCAACTCTCATAGTCACTGCCATTGGATTAATCCTCATAAGATGATAAAAGAATAACTGAATCAGACATTTACACAAACAAGTTATGTTCATTGTAGCACATTTTAAGGTTGTGTACATGTACATAAACAAAggatttctctatttttttatcatttatatcatcaaataaaTGCATGATCACGATGATCCTAGCAAAAAAGTTTGTTAGGAATTCTCTGAATAATAAAATGCCAAGTGTTATATTTCTTTAGTTGCTTAACTTTCTCTAAGTTAGTACACTCACATCAGATGCTACCCTTTTGCAACTTTATGTCCCATGGGTTGCCATGATCTGAAAGCTTGTTTATCAAAGGTTTGGTGGTTGTTTTTCCACATATTTTGAGAGATCAAAGGAAATAGAAGTGTGTGGATCTCTTAAACATGTCAATTCTCTATCTGTGGATTGTCAAATGTTTGATGACTTTGCCATATACAATGAACAGAATAAAAGTGTATGTAATTAATGAATTTCTCTAAAGAAAGATTATAAGAGTGAAAGAAACAATATGGGAATTATTGAATGGAAAGAgcaaccaaaaagaaaaaagtaaagaaacatTAGCAGCCTATTTTCCATCACAatctttttaacaattttttattaaagtagaACTCATGAAATAagatataaaatcttcaaaattttataattgttcaataaaaaaaagtgtattgatttaagttgtggTATATAAAGTTCAGTTAAACCCTGATAAGTGAATCAGAAATGGAACATACATGCATATTAAACTATACGTTGTATTGAAAATATGTATAATGAATGTGTTTCATTATTCTATCTTTGAAATGCTAACATATTAGTTAACAACTTTTATCCTTTGATTCTGTCctttaaaattacttaattaCTATAACTATTTGTAAAACATGAAAAACaagattatataaataaatatatgataatatgaaGAAGACACGTGCATGGTTATGTAATGTGGGAGCATGGCACGTGGGAGGGTGCCACCCATGGAAAGTCACATACATCTCCCTTTGCCTTATTTTCAAGTTTAATGTTATTGTGCCTTCTCTCATTGCATATCTTCAATTCTTCATATCATTTTGTGTCTCTTTTTGTAATCAAACTCCTAATACCACaatcatatgtatatatatgaagtatttgatttcaattatgaaatttatgaaaagAAACATCATAATTGGTTTTGTAAGGGAaagtaacatatttttttggagAGTTTTGCATCCAAAATGAATGGAATGAGTTAACATGATTGTGTGAGAAATCTAAGGAACACATTGACACAAATTGTAGGCACATTTGACGGCTCAATTGAATTGGAAGCAAACATAATGTAAGAGATTATATTATGATGTAGTGAGCATGGAACATTGCTTGCATAACACCCTAGAGGATAAATAAGAAGCAACTTCATTATACCTTTCAAAAGACAATTAATTCTTATAGATTTTAGTTAATCTTGATTATGTTATCATTAAcctactaaattactcaaatcTTAATCCATTAAAAGAACTTAGGTCTCTTTGTTTACTATCAATCTCTTTAGAACTaatgaaactaaaatatttacttttagagAAATGTTTTAGTAATGatcaattatatttaacttctatccttaagaatcaaaataaatgATTCTCCTTTACTGCTCAAAATAATCTACTACTTacaattgaaattgaaaaatcataaaattgatttaatgttAACAACgtgaatattaaaatgaatgaaGGACAATAATAAATAGTCATTATAATTCAATAAAGagagtaataataaataaatttaattgcatgaaaGCGAAATGAAAGGGAAAAAAACATGTTGCTAATTTCCTTCCATatttgatcattcatgaaataaaattaataaaaaataactaaaattaaacgTAGaagatgataaaattaaatataaacttaaataatacTAGTAACTactacaaatattttttgtacCTAAATTTCTCATTTTGCTGAACAACATACACTCTAATATTGTTCTAATCTTTATAAGTCAATAATGGTATTGTtattataagtaaaaaaatcaactaatgtatatatttgtatttacaAACCACAACCTATTAAGAACTCGTTTTTTTCCTCACATTACTATTTAAATAAAGGATATTTGTATAAACAATGCTTGAACTTGATTTTAATGCTCTAAcactaaaagaaattttaatttagtaactaaaattagaaaaagaaattgtaaattTAGTAACTGAAATCAGTGATTGTAAgaccatgaaaaatatttaccttaatagtaacaattttattactaatagtaataaatttctttgtgaatggaaaatataattaataagtttatataaaaataaaatgtggaaaactaaataagaaattttggtagcttaaatggtagaaaattgtggtgatttcaagaacatgggttcaaactcttttctacagaaatttttagttgcaagaagagtagaagtTCTGGAGGGTTTTtggggaaacaaattctgagcaagagattaagtctggaatagaggtaggggagctaacctttctaagcttttatgatttagtatttttttattactattcatgtcttgaaattctgtgtgagtACTggtaatgaaaaacataggtgcttgttatatatctatctatattgaatttctgtgttaatattatatgttgttgttttgaatctgtaaataagaaatttgttaaaactagttgaggaataCTTTGGCTAAgaaaagacttggtacttaagttgtctaTTGTGAtgcacctctctttcttggaagtctactcgacaagtttttaacttaaatcttgttgaacagattatgtactgttaaattattgtgcaatatatcttgttggaatgaaaatttctgatgaattcatgttattgtggtagaaatggaattatgaattataattatgatggtaggatagaggaatcttaaaaaccggagttggtacatccctaaTCATAGAGCAGCTCTGGTAAAATCCAGTAacttgtgactagtcatatgtactggcgtttatggtgagtttgattcgtctaacatttgattcttctccggtgaccatttatggtgatattttagtattgttaatttattttgtgatatattcattttgtatgatttctgtgatgattgtattttattatattggatttgaatttatgcatctaaacatgatatgagtattatggggagattttgtaatggtataatatgagttgaggaatatgagcatggtatgagtctcgtggagagattctgtaatgatatggtatttgtgtatatgttgatgttgagggtcctgttgttggaggttatcctgatactctaataatcatccagtctcaagtagagaaggatgaattatgtggtgagaggggcaggaggtcctggtctatgtgccggttttggacatagtattaaggactaaccttgtggatggtatgaagtattttggaagtgtatttgtaagaataagtagaagtcatcacaagtgcataacctcccgtgatcgctcatcaacgtatcatccgaatgagtgtctattgggtattgtgaaaTGAGTGTGTATTGAGTATTGtaggatgagtgtctattgggtattgtggaatgagtgtttattgagtattgtgggataagtgtctattgggtattgtgggatgagtgtctattgggtattgtgggatgagtgtctattagggattgtagtatgatgggatgagtatctatggtgcGATTATTGTATGATGGTATAAGGgtgtttgacataattattacATGAGGTTTGTTGactgtatcaaagtaattaggcatgttttataaatgatttgttgcatgttagctcaccctacttgtttgtgtttgtatatGTGCGAtaatcgtataattcgttatacgggagcaaatgaatgaatgtcgtctgattcagtgtcaatgaagaaagagatagaagaataaattagaagaattcgagttatgtttatgagtttgtagttgaaatatgagtttaatacaaatatatatatatatatatatatatatatatatatatatatatatatatatatatatatatatatatatatatatatatatatatatatatatatatatatgtcaactatgaattatcaaatGTGAGATTATGGAATGTTATCGTGATTGATAAAAGTTAGTCGCAATTTGTGATTGAAATAGTTAccaaataataatagtaataaattagTGACTGAATTAGTATAATAACATTGTATAACGATCAAAATCGCGATGAAAAATATGTGGCAACTAAGTGTAATGTCTTAACCACCAAATTAGCGAtggaaataatataatattagtcaccaaaaatttattaatcacTAAAAGATGTTTAATACGATAATTAACTATTAGAAATTTATAGTCgctaaatgtaatattttagtCACCAAATTAGCaaccaaattaaatattatgttaacTATAAAAATGTGTTGATCACTAAAATATGTTTACTATGGTAATTAGTGCCGAAAATATTTGGTCGCTAAATATAATCTTGACAATCGAATTAGCAACCGAAAATGTTTTATAGTtaaattcacaattttttttcataaacttgtatattatagtttatttttcttcaatttttgtaacacatttttattttaaattatatgactaaaaacattaaatgttattaatttgtAGCaaacttaataactttttatttagaaataaaaaataatatttaatttgattaaattaataagaCAATGAACTttagattaatatttaatataatttgtaattaacTAAGTTATTTACTTTTACAATTTGTAACtgctttaaatttgaaaaccaTATGTTATATTTCTTTCAATCTCACACACCACTTATGCATGCGTTCCCGAAGGAAAGGAAATATGAACGAAAATTGAAAGGAATTGACaattagaagaaataaaatatttaagatttaaattttataatgtaattgtaactcaatttatttatgttagCAAATTTCAGAtggatttaatatatttgattttattcatTCTAAACATTATAATATGTTACGAGAACTCCAACCTGTAAATCTAAGTTATTGTCTCCTACTAATATTATGCACTCTAATATGacttttctcaaaattttaattttcttaaccTGAAATGATTGATGCCTAAAAGaacttttattattagtaaaacTTAGAATATATAATTAGAGATTATATCTGTAGTAGTTAATGACCATACAAAATTTGTCACTAAAATTAgtaatgttattaattaaatagtaGTCACTAATTCAGtgattatataaattgaaatgaaaGTTTTGTTTCTTAATTATACATTGCTAGAGTCTTTTTCTAataatagtttaatatattatatgaatctTCCATTCCTTCCACTTGTTTccattgaatgtatttatgtgTAGTCTTCTCTTGAAAAATATCTAAAGAAATcaacaaaacaatttttttcatatatatttatttttcactatggttgatttttcttcaatttttgactcaaatatttttatttttattttattgcacgACTGACTAATGACAATACATGTTGTGTATTAGAAATTTgcagaattttatttatttatctttcatcTAAAGACGGTAATGTCTAAATGTAGACACTTTGActtgtaaatttaaatatttttcttcattcaaaCACTATAATGTGTAAATTTAAGCGCTTCAACATATAGATGTAAGTCATTGTCATTTATCTAAGCAATATTATCTAATAATTTCCAattattatatcaataaaaactTGAATTTTTAATCACTAGTATCTAAATGTAGCTACTAATTTtgaaataactaaattttataaaattataataagctATCCTTTTAGTTTCCATTAAATAATAGATTTGTTATAACCTAATTTAGTGatcaattatataaaagttCATTTAATgactaaatatataaagaacaaaattaattacaaaattaatctttagaataatgaatataatcattaaaatattgtctttagttttttatttacacTTGTGATTGTACTCTTGTTGTATGATCTAAAGATTTTAAGCATtttatttgttatctttttttttccgATATATCTATTCGAAATAATTTGACTTTGGATTTGATTGTGAATAACAAAGACATCATGACATTAATAATGTTGAATATTGTTTGGGATAGAACAATATTAATCTATTTAAGATGTtgtattcaattattttagtttcttaaatataaatttcaggATAATCCATAAGTTCTTGTGATGTGTTATTATAGATATTTTCTTTACCTACTCATGTCGTTATAACTTCTATTGTTCTTTTAATGACATAGTTGTGCCTCCCATCATTAATCTCGTATAGAAACCAAGATAGAGATTTAAGTAGAAGAAGCTAAAGACCATACAAAAACTAAGAGTTGATGCAGAGCTGTGATTTAAAACATGTGTTCACAATACTCACTAAGCTGCAAGCATGATTAGCATGATCAAATATTTTCATGCCATGAGTTTTTCATGTACATGTTTTTGCCATGTATATTGTTGAACTTCCTGGAGGTGTTGTTGCCCTAGTTGCAACACATATAGGGAAGCCTAGTAGCCAACTCGAAGAACAAAATCTGACTAAGTCATAAGAAGAGATAGAAAGCATTCACAACATATTTGATGCACTTGAAAAGACATATAAAGGTTGAAAGCACCATCGTAAAGGAAACATCGAAAGTGAGTGTAACTTATAGTACTTTTATAGTATCTTCTTCTTGTGAAGTAAAATCCTTGTAAGAAAGTCACACTATAAATTCTCTTTACAAAAGTTATTCCTTAATATTCATCCTTTATTTTGGTTGTAGTAAGAAGTGACAAAAAAAATACTCGTAGTTCTTAGTCTCATGGGAATACCAAAAAGGAATATAAAAATGACATATGTACTTGTAATTTCAAGAGTAtgttgtgtattttttttatagtcaaTGGTTTATAGTATAAACCTTTAGAAGTTCCTTAAACAACTCTACATAGTCCAAAATGTTAGgataaatcaatataaaaatagtgTTGTTTTTACAATTtagatgatttatttttttactaagaaaatatataaataaattaaattattaaaacctATCTACTAAAATTATTCCATAATTCTTAAATGGATagtttatcttaaaatgtatAATTGGATTGGAAATTCATTTCacattaattatgtttttaaaattcatatttatttaaacttttttttattcatatcactagtgcagaaagggcatttaacgtctgttattttggccttttaacgtCAGCTCTAGAActgacgtctttgtgggtgacgttaaccAAACGTCGGACTCAAACAGGCCCGGCGTCTTTATAGACGTTGGTTACTGCATGACCCCGACGTCTAAAGGGCTTCATAGACGTCGGACAATGCAATGTCTGACGTCTAAAGGGCTCCATAGACGTCAGACATTGCGTTAACTGACGTCTAAAGGGCTTCATAAACGTCGGACattgcattaaccgacgtctactgcagctcgtgtctttgggtagtgtagtagcaccttcttcctttgctagtttcgtcatagaaaaggttgcgtcttttggatctcttatggcatttcaaccgaaaaTCGAATCTAGGTTCTTGCATAGTTCCATTAAAACTGCCAATGAAAACGAACGGTGACaatagaactaggcaaggaccgaagttcggttttgggttgaaacgctataagacatccaaaagacgcaagcttttcttacgaggaaactagcaaagggagaatgcGGTACAACGCTACCCAAAGCCACgagaaaaactgcaccaaaacacaacaaaaactcattttaatcggttcaaatgaaagataatcaaccaaagactaatataatcagaataaaagtatgtttaaacagttcaaaagagacaaaaacgcacctggaaaagcAATGCCGCAAAGAGAAAAggcgagaaggaagacgatgaagtgctCGTAACAACGAGTTTGATGTCTGATTTAACAGCAAACTAGACGTCGGCTCCCCAGGTGAACCGGCGTCTATTTTGGCCTAGATGTcggggccctcactaatatgacgtccaaaacaacttttcatcaagccatttagacgtcggatggcGTGATCTGACGTCTGTACGgtggaaaaaaataacttttcatctacctgtcaAACATATACACGTTCGTTAGGAGAgacaccgacgtctataattgAATATAGACATCGGGGTTGCGGGATCGGACGTTCTAAGGcggaaaaaaatgatttttcaccTACTTGTCAAACATTAAGGCATCTGTTAGGAGggaccccgacgtctataatattatagacgtcggggcccttcCTAACAGACTTCTATAtgcccacttatttacgaaaatgccaccggtcaataatttacgttggttattttgtggtccgacgtctacggggtgacgttaaagccCAATTCTTCACTAGTGTATGCATCAAAATTAAGAtgtcatattttcataaaatcatgaatatatttatattatttgtattatatttcatttttctcaagTTAGGCATTGAAAACTATCAACTCATTTATAGGCAAAAATTGATTGCATTCTTAGCCTTTTGTGTACATACATTTCAAATCTAATCACActatgatatttaatttattttcgtGATTATACTCATTTTAGAAGATAATATATTTAGCAAGTATTTGGAAAATAGTTCAAATAAATACAttactttcaaatttaatagtgatgtttcttctttctacGAAATGAACAAACAAAATCTAATGCTTCGTAGTTTCAACTACGTGAAAATATCACTTCTTAAAATATTCTAATCAACACAAGATACTATTGTAAATTTAATGTAATAGTTGACTTGAAACAGTGACACTGTTAATTTCATGTGAAAATTTTTCTCGAAAGTCAagattgtatattttagttctATTTTTCAACATGAAAAATACATGTTATTGTCTTTGTATGGACGAGAGGTTGCATGcttgttttaaaaatgatttactTGATTTTTTCCAACCTAAAAAAAGAGACTAAAAACTAGACTAAAAACTAATTCTTGCATGTTCTTTTATATCAAGGAAGATATatgttgggaaacagcggtacttgttccctcctctgtgaatcccaaaatgggcactatgcggaagcgtaaaaaaatgaaagcgtaaggaaagagaaaattaacactggaaattttaacgtggaaaatcctctcggaaaaaaccacgggacctagtccagaaaattatctccactatgaaagtaggattacagtgtttctctcactctctgagtaTTTCTCTGTAAATacctcaccctctcggatggtatacaaaactcTGTGTATCACTCACACTCACAATAACAGACTCTCTCTGTATAAATCTCTCACACAACCATCTCTCGGTAT includes these proteins:
- the LOC108343956 gene encoding silicon efflux transporter LSI2; protein product: MALAPPPTVALGSVAFAVFWVLAVFPCVPFLPIGRTAGSLLGAMLMVIFQVLTPDQAFAAIDIPILGLLFGTMVVTVFLERADLFKYLGKLLSWKSRGPKDLLCRICVISAISSAFFTNDTSCVVLTEFVLKIARQHNLPPYPFLLALASSANIGSSATPIGNPQNLVIAIQGKISFGSFLTGILPAMLVGLVVNVLMLIVIYWRVLTIHKDEEDPISQVAEEEIMSHQFSPAIMAHCASFNSEECSDSSEPTNNLQNSSQVHTMTNQKVHSLSEVQMGVSSKNSKDSTTTSNASKKGTSDTNPSKDVAVVVDRPIEARIMHSSQGKEDYLSLKWKRILWKSCVYAITLMMLIAMLLGVNMAWAAIAAAIILVVLDFKDAGPSIDKVSYSLLIFFCGMFITVDGFKKTGIPSALWDLMEPYSRIDHATGIAILAVVILVLSNLASNVPTVLLLGARVAASAAAISKEDEKKAWLILAWVSTIAGNFSLLGSAANLIVCEQARRAPNNGYTLTFWTHLKFGLPSTLIVTAIGLILIR